The following coding sequences are from one Pseudonocardia sp. EC080619-01 window:
- a CDS encoding DUF3073 domain-containing protein produces MGRGRAKAKQTKVARELKYDSPAMDLDALQREIGSGTAVTTDNGDDGYGEYADLAAKYNDEDDDPRR; encoded by the coding sequence ATGGGGCGCGGACGAGCCAAGGCCAAGCAGACGAAGGTGGCCCGCGAGCTCAAGTACGACTCCCCTGCTATGGATCTCGACGCGCTGCAGCGCGAGATCGGTAGCGGGACGGCGGTTACTACCGACAACGGCGACGACGGATACGGCGAGTACGCCGACCTCGCCGCCAAGTACAACGACGAGGACGACGACCCTCGCCGCTGA
- a CDS encoding NUDIX domain-containing protein → MRGNLFAVAVNLVVLTVRSESLHVLLIERGEQPFAGQWALPGGFVRPDEDLVHTASRRLGEETGADTGDAVVGHLEQLASYAAPDRDPRGRVLAVGYVAFVPDMPDPTPGGGAVASAWVPVDRVPALAFDHDRITADGVERAKAKLEYTTLAASFCPPQFTVTDLRRVYEAVWDTSLDPRNFQRKVTSTEGFLLPTSTLVTGGRGRPPRLFRRGPATALHPPMLREPHRAAEASPVATGAGPIR, encoded by the coding sequence ATGCGCGGCAACCTCTTCGCGGTCGCCGTCAACCTCGTCGTGCTCACCGTGCGCTCGGAGAGCCTGCACGTCCTGCTCATCGAGCGGGGCGAGCAGCCGTTCGCCGGGCAGTGGGCGCTGCCCGGCGGTTTCGTGCGCCCCGACGAGGATCTGGTCCACACGGCGAGCCGTCGGCTCGGCGAGGAGACCGGAGCCGACACCGGCGACGCCGTCGTCGGTCATCTGGAGCAGCTGGCCAGCTACGCGGCCCCGGACCGGGACCCGCGTGGCCGGGTGCTGGCCGTGGGCTACGTCGCATTCGTGCCCGACATGCCGGACCCGACCCCGGGTGGCGGCGCCGTCGCCTCGGCCTGGGTCCCGGTCGACCGGGTACCCGCGCTGGCGTTCGACCACGACCGGATCACGGCCGACGGCGTCGAACGGGCGAAGGCGAAGCTGGAGTACACGACGCTGGCCGCGTCGTTCTGCCCGCCGCAGTTCACCGTGACCGACCTGCGCCGGGTGTACGAGGCCGTCTGGGACACGTCGCTGGACCCGCGGAACTTCCAGCGCAAGGTCACCTCGACCGAGGGCTTCCTGCTCCCGACGTCGACGCTCGTGACCGGCGGACGCGGACGACCGCCGCGGTTGTTCCGCCGGGGTCCGGCGACCGCCCTGCACCCGCCGATGCTGCGTGAGCCACACAGGGCGGCCGAAGCATCGCCTGTCGCGACCGGCGCTGGCCCGATCAGGTGA
- the purM gene encoding phosphoribosylformylglycinamidine cyclo-ligase — MPSTEPGAASYASAGVDIDAGERAVEQFRPFAEKATRPEVMGGIGGFAGLFAAKFGKYQEPVLAASTDGVGTKVAIAQAMDKHDTIGQDLVAMVVDDLVVCGAEPLFLQDYIAVGKLVPEQVATLVRGIAEGCQQAGCALLGGETAEHPGLMEEGGYDLSATGVGIVDAEKMLRPERVRPGDVLVAMASSGLHSNGYSLARHVLLDIARLPLEGELEEFDHSLGEELLVPTRIYAKDCLAITAETGVRTFSHVTGGGLARNLERVLPDGLAATVDRGSWTPAPVFKLIQSRGRVDRDEMEKTFNMGVGMVAVLPPEDVDRALAVLTARHVPAWVLGEVGRTGDVEGAGSGELGARVQLRGEHPRF; from the coding sequence ATGCCCTCGACCGAGCCCGGCGCCGCCAGCTACGCATCGGCGGGGGTGGACATCGACGCGGGGGAACGGGCCGTCGAGCAGTTCCGCCCGTTCGCGGAGAAGGCCACCCGGCCCGAGGTGATGGGCGGCATCGGCGGCTTCGCCGGGCTGTTCGCGGCGAAGTTCGGCAAGTACCAGGAGCCGGTGCTGGCGGCCTCGACCGACGGCGTCGGCACCAAGGTCGCGATCGCCCAGGCGATGGACAAGCACGACACCATCGGCCAGGACCTGGTCGCGATGGTCGTCGACGATCTCGTCGTCTGCGGTGCGGAGCCGCTGTTCCTGCAGGACTACATCGCCGTCGGGAAGCTGGTCCCCGAGCAGGTCGCCACGCTGGTGCGGGGCATCGCCGAGGGCTGCCAGCAGGCGGGCTGTGCGCTGCTGGGCGGCGAGACCGCCGAGCACCCGGGCCTGATGGAGGAGGGCGGGTACGACCTGTCCGCCACCGGCGTCGGCATCGTCGACGCCGAGAAGATGCTCCGCCCCGAGCGCGTGCGCCCCGGTGACGTGCTGGTCGCGATGGCCTCCTCGGGGCTGCACTCGAACGGGTACTCACTGGCCCGCCACGTGCTGCTCGACATCGCGCGGCTGCCGCTGGAGGGCGAGCTCGAGGAGTTCGACCACTCGCTCGGCGAGGAGCTGCTGGTCCCGACCCGGATCTACGCCAAGGACTGCCTGGCGATCACCGCCGAGACCGGTGTGCGCACGTTCTCGCACGTCACCGGTGGCGGGCTGGCCCGGAACCTCGAGCGGGTCCTGCCCGACGGGCTCGCCGCGACCGTCGACCGCGGCTCCTGGACCCCGGCCCCGGTGTTCAAGCTGATCCAGAGCCGCGGCCGGGTGGACCGCGACGAGATGGAGAAGACGTTCAACATGGGCGTCGGCATGGTCGCGGTGCTCCCCCCCGAGGACGTCGACCGTGCCCTCGCCGTGCTCACCGCACGGCACGTCCCGGCCTGGGTCCTCGGCGAGGTCGGCCGGACCGGCGACGTCGAGGGCGCCGGCTCCGGGGAGCTCGGTGCCCGGGTCCAGCTCCGCGGGGAGCACCCCCGCTTCTGA
- the purF gene encoding amidophosphoribosyltransferase: MSSARNEHVSPAPTTPSAAEPEPDETGPREECGVFGVWAPGEDVAKMSYYGLYALQHRGQEAAGIAVSDGQRMVVFKDLGLVSQVFDEQTLSSLRGHLAVGHCRYSTTGATTWENAQPTFRTTATGSGLALGHNGNLVNTAELRDDVARLENRNRSGLRATTDSDLVTELLAAGAADLGVYEAAMRLFPRLRGAFSMAFADENTLYAARDTHGVRPLVLGRLERGWVVASETAALDIVGASFVREVEPGELIAIDADGIRSQRFAAPEPKGCVFEYVYLARPDTHISGRSVYDTRVEIGRRLAEEHPVDADLVIPVPESGTPAAIGYAQGSGIPYGQGLVKNAYVGRTFIQPSQTIRQLGIRLKLNPLRSVIRGKRLVVVDDSIVRGNTQRALVRMLREAGAVEVHVRIASPPVRWPCFYGIDFASRAELIANGADTEGVRRSIGSDSLGYVSVEEMVAASEQPRSRLCCACFDGDYPIALPEEAQLGKHLLEDIPATTASGSASGDPGPLAVGYGAGEALTRP; encoded by the coding sequence TTGAGTTCCGCCCGGAACGAGCACGTCAGCCCTGCCCCCACCACACCGTCCGCCGCCGAACCCGAGCCCGACGAGACCGGTCCCCGCGAGGAGTGCGGGGTGTTCGGCGTCTGGGCGCCGGGTGAGGACGTCGCGAAGATGTCCTACTACGGCCTCTACGCGCTGCAGCACCGCGGCCAGGAGGCCGCGGGCATCGCCGTGTCCGACGGCCAGCGGATGGTCGTGTTCAAGGATCTCGGCCTGGTCAGCCAGGTGTTCGACGAGCAGACCCTGTCCTCGCTCCGCGGGCACCTCGCCGTGGGGCACTGCCGCTACTCGACCACCGGCGCGACGACCTGGGAGAACGCCCAGCCGACGTTCCGGACGACCGCGACCGGCTCCGGCCTGGCGCTCGGGCACAACGGCAACCTGGTCAACACCGCCGAGCTGCGGGACGACGTCGCCCGGCTGGAGAACCGCAACCGGTCCGGGTTGCGCGCGACCACCGACTCCGACCTCGTGACCGAGCTCCTCGCGGCCGGCGCCGCCGATCTCGGTGTCTACGAGGCGGCGATGCGGCTGTTCCCGCGGCTGCGCGGCGCGTTCTCGATGGCCTTCGCCGACGAGAACACGCTGTACGCGGCCCGGGACACGCACGGTGTGCGCCCGCTCGTGCTGGGGCGCCTCGAGCGCGGCTGGGTCGTCGCCTCGGAGACCGCGGCGCTGGACATCGTCGGTGCCTCGTTCGTCCGCGAGGTCGAGCCCGGCGAGCTCATCGCGATCGACGCCGACGGCATCCGGAGCCAGCGCTTCGCCGCGCCGGAGCCCAAGGGCTGCGTGTTCGAGTACGTCTACCTGGCCCGCCCCGACACCCACATCTCCGGCCGCTCGGTCTACGACACCCGGGTGGAGATCGGCCGCCGGCTGGCGGAGGAGCACCCGGTCGACGCGGACCTGGTCATCCCGGTCCCGGAGTCCGGCACCCCGGCCGCGATCGGCTACGCCCAGGGCTCCGGCATCCCCTACGGCCAGGGCCTGGTGAAGAACGCCTACGTCGGCCGCACCTTCATCCAGCCCAGCCAGACGATCCGCCAGCTCGGCATCCGGCTGAAGCTGAACCCGCTCCGCAGCGTCATCCGCGGGAAGCGGCTGGTCGTCGTCGACGACTCGATCGTCCGCGGCAACACCCAGCGCGCGCTCGTCCGGATGCTGCGCGAGGCGGGTGCGGTCGAGGTCCACGTGCGGATCGCCTCGCCGCCGGTGCGGTGGCCCTGCTTCTACGGCATCGACTTCGCCAGCCGCGCCGAACTGATCGCGAACGGTGCCGACACCGAGGGCGTCCGGCGCTCGATCGGGTCCGACAGCCTCGGCTACGTCTCGGTCGAGGAGATGGTCGCCGCGTCCGAGCAGCCGCGCTCCCGGCTGTGCTGCGCCTGCTTCGACGGCGACTACCCGATCGCGCTGCCGGAGGAGGCACAGCTCGGCAAGCACCTCCTGGAGGACATCCCGGCCACGACGGCCTCCGGATCGGCCTCGGGGGATCCCGGCCCGCTGGCCGTCGGATACGGTGCGGGTGAGGCGCTGACCCGGCCCTGA
- a CDS encoding sterol carrier family protein — translation MGDVLDDWLDGGPEPDRAVRKAAVKASLEELAHRAPGHSVEMRVPPFGAVQCIEGPRHTRGTPPNVVETDPRTWIALAVGRLSWDDAVASGAVSASGSRAGEVADLLPLR, via the coding sequence ATGGGCGACGTCCTCGACGACTGGCTGGACGGCGGCCCCGAACCCGATCGCGCCGTCCGCAAGGCGGCGGTGAAGGCATCCCTGGAGGAGCTGGCGCACCGCGCACCCGGCCACAGTGTCGAGATGCGGGTGCCGCCGTTCGGCGCGGTGCAGTGCATCGAGGGGCCCCGGCACACCCGGGGCACCCCGCCGAACGTCGTCGAGACCGATCCGCGCACCTGGATCGCGCTCGCCGTCGGGCGGCTGAGCTGGGACGACGCCGTCGCGTCCGGGGCGGTCAGCGCCTCGGGATCGCGGGCCGGCGAGGTCGCGGACCTGCTGCCGCTCCGGTGA